Proteins encoded in a region of the Roseateles sp. SL47 genome:
- a CDS encoding alpha/beta fold hydrolase, whose amino-acid sequence MSAVYVPCRWIALTVWLAVSGSLWAAQPAQETSATRSAPPNGASTAALNPHYAGARFRQVEGADGVPLNVVEKGDPSLPPVLFIHGFRQSYLSWALQFGSDLDHRCHLVAFDLRGHGNSGHPWQKSAYDHARPWAEDVASVIQALNLRRPLIAAWSFGGTVAMDFATLHPEIPVAGYLLIGTAAGTAASPPPPAPPTPGPTQLPDLQRNVQAVEASMDLLFPTTAATPLDPTLRAQFKAAAMRVGPWVDQGVAGRARTGKIDVQAPITFATGGRDPIISPATLARLKDFFPEARFVDFPSAGHAVFLDEAASFNALLDQLQCHQSGS is encoded by the coding sequence ATGAGTGCCGTATACGTCCCCTGCCGCTGGATCGCTCTGACCGTCTGGCTGGCCGTGAGCGGCAGTCTTTGGGCCGCTCAGCCAGCGCAGGAGACCTCGGCAACAAGGTCAGCTCCACCGAACGGCGCCTCCACAGCGGCCCTCAATCCTCACTACGCAGGAGCCCGGTTTCGTCAGGTCGAAGGTGCCGACGGGGTGCCCCTGAACGTGGTGGAGAAGGGGGACCCGTCCCTGCCTCCGGTACTCTTCATCCACGGCTTTCGGCAAAGCTACCTGAGCTGGGCGCTGCAGTTCGGCAGTGACCTCGACCATCGCTGTCATCTGGTCGCTTTCGACCTGCGGGGTCATGGCAACTCCGGCCACCCATGGCAGAAGTCGGCTTACGACCATGCTCGTCCCTGGGCGGAAGACGTCGCCAGCGTCATTCAAGCCTTGAATCTGCGTCGGCCGCTCATCGCGGCATGGTCCTTCGGCGGCACAGTGGCCATGGACTTCGCGACCCTGCATCCAGAGATTCCTGTCGCTGGATATCTGCTGATCGGCACGGCCGCTGGCACCGCCGCATCCCCGCCACCGCCCGCCCCTCCCACACCCGGACCGACACAACTGCCTGACCTTCAGCGCAATGTCCAGGCGGTGGAGGCCTCCATGGACCTGCTATTCCCCACCACCGCCGCCACACCTCTGGACCCGACCCTGCGCGCTCAGTTCAAGGCTGCGGCCATGCGGGTCGGGCCATGGGTGGACCAGGGCGTCGCAGGTCGGGCACGCACCGGAAAGATCGACGTTCAAGCCCCCATCACCTTCGCTACGGGCGGCCGCGATCCCATCATCAGTCCGGCCACCCTGGCGCGACTGAAAGACTTCTTTCCAGAGGCTCGCTTCGTTGACTTCCCCAGCGCCGGACACGCGGTGTTCCTCGACGAAGCGGCCTCCTTCAATGCCCTGCTTGATCAATTGCAGTGCCACCAGAGCGGCTCATGA